From Methanosarcina lacustris Z-7289, one genomic window encodes:
- a CDS encoding ABC transporter ATP-binding protein — translation MILVKDLKRYYGTGETVVKALKGVSFEIKKGEFVAIMGASGSGKTTLLRILALLDDATEGEYTIRGLQVSSLPEAERSYYRLTQVGYVFQDYALINEMSAAENVYILSMMEGKSRKESYEIALEALDKVGLKGKHSKIPDELSGGEKQRVAIARAIAKKPDILFADEPCANLDTNNSKQVLDVFKELNEKYGQTIVMVTHEPWHTEYVDRVITFEDGNLVSDEKKRNR, via the coding sequence ATGATCCTGGTTAAGGACCTGAAAAGGTATTATGGGACAGGGGAAACTGTTGTCAAGGCTCTCAAGGGCGTTTCGTTCGAAATAAAGAAAGGGGAATTTGTAGCGATAATGGGTGCGTCCGGAAGCGGAAAAACAACTCTGTTAAGGATACTGGCGTTACTGGATGACGCAACGGAAGGGGAATATACTATTCGGGGATTACAGGTTTCCAGCTTGCCTGAAGCAGAAAGAAGTTATTACAGGCTAACGCAAGTCGGTTATGTCTTTCAGGATTATGCACTCATTAATGAAATGAGTGCTGCAGAAAATGTTTATATCCTTTCCATGATGGAAGGAAAATCCAGAAAGGAATCTTATGAGATTGCTCTTGAAGCATTAGATAAGGTTGGCCTGAAAGGAAAACATAGCAAGATTCCTGATGAATTATCCGGTGGAGAAAAGCAGAGAGTGGCAATCGCAAGAGCCATAGCAAAAAAGCCTGACATATTGTTTGCTGACGAGCCGTGTGCAAACCTGGACACTAACAACTCAAAACAGGTACTGGATGTGTTTAAAGAACTGAATGAGAAATATGGCCAGACAATTGTGATGGTAACACATGAACCGTGGCATACTGAGTATGTTGACAGAGTAATTACCTTTGAAGATGGTAATTTAGTTAGCGATGAGAAAAAACGAAATAGGTAA